A window of Halostagnicola kamekurae genomic DNA:
CTCTTTCGCGGCCGTATCTAATGGTGCACCCGACAATTCGAGTTTTCCAATGTTCTCTTGGCACAGTGTTGTAAGTGCACTATCGAAGGAGCCACGGGAACACTGGAGTCGCTCACATATCCTCTCTCGTAACCTCGGGATCGAAAGGTATCGCTGCCGGAGATCGACACCCGCGGTTTCCTCGAGGTCATCATACTCCTCGAGGAAGACAAACTGGAAGTTTGCCGGTACGTCCCCGCTATCGACCACATAGTACTCGCCAGTGAACGCATTTCGCTGGATCCCACCGAGGCGCTCTCCCCAATCGCCGACAATCTCTATCCCGGTCTGGTTGAACGAATGCGGGGAGTATTCGAGTTCTTTCTCCAAGTAGTCGAGTATTTCGTCCTGACTTGCAGGGCTGAACTCGTCGAGTACATCGAGGAACGTGCCGTAATGGGGACTTCGAACGGCTAAGATCTCGTTTGCTTGTGTCCACTCTTCGGCCTTGACTGCGTCCAGAAATCGTTCGCCGACCGGTGTTGTTTGATATTCCAGTTCGTCGTCTGTATCTCGTTCGGAGAGCAGACCGATACGGGTCGCTTCTAGAACCGTCTCTCGGGCCCGACGATGACTAACATTCAATGTCTCTTCGATGGTTTCGGTCGTCTTGCTGGTACTCTCACAAACGTGTGTGAGCTCCGTGAGTCGGCCTAACGTAATTGGCCGGATGGTCGCTCGTTCTGACGTCACGACAGCCTCCTGACTTGCTGTTTGGCGGTCTGATACGCTCGTTGCGTTACTTCGTTCCCCTGAAACCGGAGATCGAGATAGTCTTCGATGTCTCTCCCGGATTCGTCGACATACCGAAAACGACGTAATTCAGTGGCCATCGCCCATAGATTGTGGCGTGTAAGGGCGTCGCGGTCTTCCCGAATATCGTCGAGGGCTCTGGACCCGCAGACTGGGCACGAACATGGGAGGTACGACAGGTCGTCTATTCGAGTGAGTTCCTCACCTCCAAATCCTGGTATCAGGTAGTTTCGGTTGCCTGCACTCCGAATGAACGCAGATGAGTCGAAACTATCGACTCCGAGGTAGAGTAAGAGTGGCTGATAGACGAGTCCACCGAGCCCATACACGTGGAGATGCTTATTGGTCGCTGTTCTCGCAGCGAGGATTAATTTCGTCGTCTTTGTGTAATCTGTTCGAATGGGGACAAGGCTACCAAGTGCGTAACCATCGAAGTCACCGTGTTGCTCTAAGTATCGAACTGTATTGCGAACCGTCTCTGGATCGTATCCGTGGACGCTCGCAAACAGAGGTTCGGAACTGTCGTGGTGGTCACTCGCCTTGAGGGCCAGTTCGACACTTCGGTCGATCCGCCGCTGGTTCTCTGCTGCCCGATTGTCCCGAGAAATCGGGAGATCGACCGTCCCGAAGATATCAGCCTCGAGCAGTCGCTGTGTCTCGAGCGTCTCTTCAGGCGTCGTATCCAGATCTTCTGCGGCGAAATCGTATCCACCGCTATCGGCGAAAACGATCGTCTTATTTGGGGTGTCCATCTCTTCGCGAAGTGATACACCATTCGTTAGTCGATCCCACATTGGATCTCGATTCCTGATCGCTCGAGCGTTGATCATCGCCGTCGGAAGATCGGGAATTGCATCCACGTATTCCGGCGTATTGTCGCTCGAGCGCTTTCCCAAGTTCCGCACGGGAAAGAGAACAGGGGTGTGGAGGTCTCCTCGAGGGAGTTCGAGTGTCCGCTGTCGATACAACATTCACACGAGTCTGTTGTTGTTCCTGTTAAATAGATAATAACTCAATACAGAATCGAAGTAGTCGAATACACGTTCAGGAATAGTCTCTGTATACCGTCGTTACTGCAATCCAATTGGATAACGTCCTATACCGTTGTTCCGTAGATTCTGGAGTGTTTTATCTCATAGCGCAGCAAAGACTTCCTATCTATCCTCCTATTACTTGTTACTGAATACAGTGGATGAATCCTTCAACGCAATAAGGGTGATTTCCTGCTAAGACTGTGTGCGCTTAAGGAGATTGATTGCGAATTCAGCTGCCGCTATTTGGCTATTTGCTTCTCGGATTTCAGCCTCACTAGCGTCCCCTGAGTGACGTACCATCCGTCCATTATGAATATGACCATTGAGAACGCAGATAACATCCTCTATATCCGATAATCCAAACACTTTTTGAAATTTTCTAGCTTCCTCGCCCGAAGGCTTGTAGATGAATTCTGCTAACTGTCCTCGTACTACTTGTGGCGGAACTGGGAGTGTTTCAGCGGCTTCCGTCACAAATTCTTCTAACGTGTCTGCTTTTGATTCCTTCCCCAACTCCCAAATTTCACGTTTAGTATTAGCCATGGTATCAACTCTTTTCTTTTTCCTTAACAATATTCTGCAAATTCACTTGAACAGACCAAATCTATGGATCTTCCTTCTCCTCTCTTGCAGGATCCTATACTCTTCTTTGGATATTATTTAGTCTGTTAGGTCACTCGTTACTTGTTAGCATCCTACGTAGTTTTATTGTTTTCCTATGAGAAATTCAGGGTCAGACCGTTCAGACCTATTTTATCATAATATCTCCCATCGAAATAAGAAGCGAGTATCTGTCGAGGCTCTCATTTATCATCACTGTCTTCCGATCGTCATCGTATTCAATTAGTCCTGCTTCATCGAGTTTTGGCAGGTGCTGTTGAATAAGACTGTTATAGGCTGATTTGTAGTCATCAGTTGGGATCGCTCGAGGAGGAGTGTCCGTTTCGATACTCCTGATTGCACTTGCAATTTGGCGGACATCGATCATGTTTTCTTGATCAAAAAGTGAGAGGTATTTCACCGTAAGTAAGCGCCGCCGATTGCCGAGCAATTTGTACACGTTAGATGTCGTAGCGGGCCGATTACTCATACCCACTCACCACCTGAGCGATAACAGTATCTATTATATTGCTTCGATTAGGCGTGGAAGCAAAACTCATCTCGCCACTTTGTGCCACAATAGCGCGGATTTTCGGACTACTCTCGTTCATGGTAACTGAGGGTTAGCCCTCGCCCTTCACGGGCTCAAAAAACACAACAGAGAACAAATTGTGTTATCGATTCAGTTCCCGACGGGAGTCAGTTGTTCAACTAGACAGTGCCGAATGAGAAGTTTTGTCAGTTAAGGAAATTCCACAGTCAGGAGGACATCAAAGAGACCTCTATCTTACTGTTTCAATGCCGATTCACCGATACTGAAGCGGGCCAGGCTGATCAAAGTCGAGTGGTGAATACGTCTCGGGACAGTTTGGATCGGTCAAGGGAATATTCGACGGTTCGTCGAGTGGGACTGGAAGATCGATCTCTGCAGTTCCAGCGTTGACTGCAGTCACGAAATCCCAAGGAAAATAGTGTTTCCACCCACCTGACTCGAGGTCAGAGAGATCGACGTCGTCGACGACGATGCGTCGATACGTGTCAGTTGTCGTTGCCAACCGATCGTACACTGCCTGAATAAGGTGCAAGCCTTCTCGGCGGCCAGGGAGTCGAGCCTCAATTGGGACGTGAGCGTGGTATTCAACTGGATCATCTGGAAGCGTAAGATATCGCCAACAGGTAATTGCTTCGCTGATGCCGGGAATCGATGCTTCTTCGCGTAACGTTTGATTCCCCGTTGCCCAGACGTCGATGTTCGCTACTTCGTGTGCTAGGTATTTGACCCACGAAAGTGGGACGGCGTTTCTCTCTGGATGTGGATTGACGCTTACCGTATGATCTCTGTCGAAGCAGACGACCGCGGTTGGGATTGGATTTGTTCGGTTCATGCCGCTTGACTGGATGTGTGAATTGGAAGTCATGAGTGTCGGGAAGTGACCGCAGCTAGTGAGGAGGACTGTACTTCACTTCGCGTCGAGGTGGGAGATTCCGATGACGGCTGGAAGTGAGTCCGGCTGTAACGTGTTTTTTTCCTCGTGGTGTTCGTACCGTGCGATCTGCCCCATCAAACGGCGCAAGATGGCGTTCCGAAATTCAGTATGCGTCGCTACCGTTACGTTCGACTTGAGTGCATCATCGCTTCCGGGGACACCCACGAGATGATCGAATCGGTCGAGACCAGGGTCCAAATGGCTGAATTCGATCTGTGAGTCTATCTCAGTAATAGTGTACGCTGCGATCAGTTCCGTCTCCTCGAGCAATGCTTCCGGTGTCTCCGCGTCGTCGTTTATCGCAAGCCCGAAGACGAATCTGCAGTTTGTCTCAACAGGTTCGGCCTCAACTGCTGCTGTTCGAGCCAGTTTGATGCTGTGATTGAACAGTCCGTACCAAGTTTCGCGATCGATACTCTTGAGAGCAGTTACGAGTGCTTTCGTACGAGTGATATTTGGCTCGAGAAGGCGTGCTGCCTGAGCAGGAATGACGATATCTCCCGAGAGAGCATCGATCGGGACCGTTGTCCCGGTGTTGTCGAGTTCCTCGAGTCGGGCCACGATCAGGGGCCCCTCATCTCCCTCAACTGTACGTGAGAAGTCTGCCGTATCGAGATCTGGCTCGACGACGAATCTGGTATCTTCGAATGTGGGACTGACGAGGAACTCAGTCCCATCGAACGAGACATTCGACAGGAATTGACAATCAGTGAAATCTGCCTCACCGGCGAAAGATGCAGCGTCGAATCTAGTAGCACCACCAAATTCGGTCCCCCTGAATACTGCTTGTGCGTCGAATTGGACCGATCGAAAATCGGCATCACCAGCGAGCTCGGCACCAAACTGGAAATGGTCGATCGTGGCTTCTCGGGCATCGACATCACCTTGGATCGTCGATCCGTGAAAAAATAGCTGGGATGTGGAGCAAGCGTTTCGAACAACGACATCGCCACCAAACGTGGCATCCCGCAGGTGGGTCAGATCTTCGAATTGAGCGCTATCGAAGTCAATGATACCGTCGAAGTGACCGTACGTGAACCAGACCTCGTCTTTGAACGTACAGTCTGTGAACGAAAGCGAATTAGCGAAGGTAGCGAACGAGAACGAGGTGTAGCCTTCGAACGTACTTTGGTCGAACGACGCGATGACACCGTGATGGCGGAAGTCGTCGAAATCCACTTTCCCAGCGAAGGTTACCTGCGGAGCATTCAGTTCCCCGCTGACGACCGCGTGGCAGCAGCGAACGTCACTGTCGATTTCGATACCAGATAGTGTGAGATCCTGCTCAAGGGACGCACCAGTGAGTCGAAACTCCCCACCGACGGTACTGTCGGCAAACGACGTCTCGTCGGTTACAGATATCATCGCAAAGTCAGCAAGAAGACGCCATTCGGTGCGGTCACACGAGAGTTCGCCGTGGAATGCAGATCTAGCGAATCTGGCATTGGCACTAAACGAAGCCTCATCAAACACGGCTGGTCCGTCTACCGTGAGATTTCTCGCATCGACAAATCCAGCGTCAAGCCCGTTAGCGACTATACCATCATCGAACTGTGCGTGAGAGACCAGCGTCTGTCGGCCGATCTTCGCACCCGCCAAGTCAACGATACCCTCAAAACGTGTACCACGAGCGTCGAGTGTCCCCGTAATAGCAGCATTTCCGAGAAGGAGTGGT
This region includes:
- a CDS encoding tRNA-guanine transglycosylase; its protein translation is MLYRQRTLELPRGDLHTPVLFPVRNLGKRSSDNTPEYVDAIPDLPTAMINARAIRNRDPMWDRLTNGVSLREEMDTPNKTIVFADSGGYDFAAEDLDTTPEETLETQRLLEADIFGTVDLPISRDNRAAENQRRIDRSVELALKASDHHDSSEPLFASVHGYDPETVRNTVRYLEQHGDFDGYALGSLVPIRTDYTKTTKLILAARTATNKHLHVYGLGGLVYQPLLLYLGVDSFDSSAFIRSAGNRNYLIPGFGGEELTRIDDLSYLPCSCPVCGSRALDDIREDRDALTRHNLWAMATELRRFRYVDESGRDIEDYLDLRFQGNEVTQRAYQTAKQQVRRLS
- a CDS encoding adaptin protein, whose amino-acid sequence is MTSNSHIQSSGMNRTNPIPTAVVCFDRDHTVSVNPHPERNAVPLSWVKYLAHEVANIDVWATGNQTLREEASIPGISEAITCWRYLTLPDDPVEYHAHVPIEARLPGRREGLHLIQAVYDRLATTTDTYRRIVVDDVDLSDLESGGWKHYFPWDFVTAVNAGTAEIDLPVPLDEPSNIPLTDPNCPETYSPLDFDQPGPLQYR
- a CDS encoding pentapeptide repeat-containing protein encodes the protein MTQETHCSYQYRSLSETAPAAVGPLPVAEPDYCPHPPLSSDYDRCLFHTAEGEYPPNTIAETFLEAVSKPDQVATFAGGRIGSIDLSGTVLETPDGEPIDLRGATIDGDLDLSNATIKVPLLLGNAAITGTLDARGTRFEGIVDLAGAKIGRQTLVSHAQFDDGIVANGLDAGFVDARNLTVDGPAVFDEASFSANARFARSAFHGELSCDRTEWRLLADFAMISVTDETSFADSTVGGEFRLTGASLEQDLTLSGIEIDSDVRCCHAVVSGELNAPQVTFAGKVDFDDFRHHGVIASFDQSTFEGYTSFSFATFANSLSFTDCTFKDEVWFTYGHFDGIIDFDSAQFEDLTHLRDATFGGDVVVRNACSTSQLFFHGSTIQGDVDAREATIDHFQFGAELAGDADFRSVQFDAQAVFRGTEFGGATRFDAASFAGEADFTDCQFLSNVSFDGTEFLVSPTFEDTRFVVEPDLDTADFSRTVEGDEGPLIVARLEELDNTGTTVPIDALSGDIVIPAQAARLLEPNITRTKALVTALKSIDRETWYGLFNHSIKLARTAAVEAEPVETNCRFVFGLAINDDAETPEALLEETELIAAYTITEIDSQIEFSHLDPGLDRFDHLVGVPGSDDALKSNVTVATHTEFRNAILRRLMGQIARYEHHEEKNTLQPDSLPAVIGISHLDAK
- a CDS encoding DUF7344 domain-containing protein: MSNRPATTSNVYKLLGNRRRLLTVKYLSLFDQENMIDVRQIASAIRSIETDTPPRAIPTDDYKSAYNSLIQQHLPKLDEAGLIEYDDDRKTVMINESLDRYSLLISMGDIMIK